A single region of the Enterococcus mundtii genome encodes:
- a CDS encoding PadR family transcriptional regulator, with protein MHIQVPTVLLDGTVLAALSREDMYGYALTKIVQESLSVSESTMYPVLRRLKKEEYLETYDEPFEGRNRRYYRLTPKGRQHLEEIIDKWIVFRDSLNRLLEENTNE; from the coding sequence ATGCATATCCAAGTCCCAACAGTTTTACTCGATGGTACGGTTTTAGCAGCTTTAAGCAGAGAAGACATGTACGGTTACGCATTAACGAAGATCGTCCAAGAAAGTTTATCTGTCAGTGAATCAACGATGTATCCTGTTTTACGCAGATTAAAAAAAGAAGAATACTTAGAAACATACGACGAACCATTCGAAGGTAGAAATCGCCGATATTACCGCTTAACTCCGAAAGGACGTCAACATTTAGAAGAAATCATTGATAAATGGATCGTGTTTCGAGATTCCTTAAACCGATTACTGGAGGAGAATACGAATGAATGA